The Fusarium oxysporum f. sp. lycopersici 4287 chromosome 1, whole genome shotgun sequence DNA segment AGTTCTGTATTCTAGTAGGTTCTGCCAAGAAGAAACTTACTGGGAACGTCATCGAAGTCGCAGTTGCCCTTAAGAGCAATGCAGGGAGTCATCTTAGCAGCGACGCTGCCAAGGTCTGAACAGCGGCATCCAAGGTCGGTTGTCTTGGATCCGACTCCTTCAATGACGGCTTCCGTGCAGGTAGCGGCGCAACGCTGAAATCTCCGACACCAAGCCAGGTAGAGTTGTGCAGGAAAGCCCATTATTGATGTAATTGCAAGATGTTTGCggaaaagaagagaggtTATCAGGGGTTGTAATTGGATGCTACAGAGAGAAGGGGCTTCGTCTTTTTATAGCTTTGTTCGATACCGAGTACGAGACTTGTGGATAAAACAAGATAAGACGGAGAGACACTTCTAAAAGGATGCTGTTAAGACTCACCATTCAAAAAGGGTTTAGACTCGCCATTCATAAAGGGCTTAGACTCGCCACTCAAAAAGGGTTTAGACTCGCCATTCATAAAGGGCTTAGACTCGCCACTCAAAAAGGGTTTAGACTCGCCATTCATAAAGGGCTTAGACTCGCCATTCAAATCAGGTATAATGTCATGTATTACGACAAACCACTAGGGTGGGCGCATCCTAGCTCTTTCTTAGAGCCTAGACCTTCTTGCGCCTACAATCGTGTGAACTAAGTGTCAGCGTGGTCCTTGTTTTCCGTTTTACCCTTATCACCAGAAGTTCTAAGCCTGGCGTTTCTTAAGTACCCTATATCCAGTTTCgctgctcttcttcaccacAAGACAGAATGCAGCTTCACGATAGACATGAACCTTCGGAATCGAGAGCCAGCACAAGAGGGTACGACTGGTGTCACGGACTGTGCTCTCGCAGCGTTCTATCACCAAGTCTAATGCCCTCGTGGTACACGATAGTTTCTGTTCATCCACAGACAAGCTTCTAATACCCGGATCGTCCTGCCAGCACCCTTGACCCATAACATGGTCTGATGTCAATAGGGGTCtaatctatttattactatGGTTTTCTACTGGTTTTCCCCCAGGTTATATTACTTACTAGGAAAAACTAGCTATCTAGGCTTAAAAAGCTTAGTAGTCATCGCCTTTATTAAAACCACTTTTTTGCAGGACTATAAGGCATTTAAGGTCTTATAAGCTAGCTATTTCTAGCTATTTATCTTACTTAATGCGTCTCTTTTACGAGATAGTAGCTAAGTCTTTCTTTTAGATATTCCTATCTTGTAAGCTAGATCTTAGTTAGAGAGAAACAGCGGGGCAGAGAAGGTTagataattaatactaaccctatcctaaccctaacaGTCAGCCTCGCACTTAATTTACATATGAGCGCTGCAGCTTACATGCACGCTCTTTCAACCCCAGTGATATCCGGTTAGTGCGCTTGGCGTGCCCGGTGGGTCTAACCAAGCTTTCCCGCCAAGAGAACGCAGATTGACTCTTTTCGAGACGTGGTTGAGACAGGCGGTCGAGCTAGAGCAGCAACGTCTGCTATGTGCTCAGTGCTGTTTGCATCAGAGGCATCTTCTAATCTGCCTTACCTATGCAAGGGAGTCAAAACCTGAGACGCCAGGCCCCTCTATGTACAACGTTCCGCAAACCATGTCATCTTATCCTATTTGTCGTCGTTACTCAGCTGCGGCCCGCACGTGGCCAAGAAGCATACCACAGTGGAGAAGGGGGGGGTTCCACCAAATAAGCACGGTTTCTCCGAGAAAGCAGGGGTATCATATTTAGAATTAAAAGAAACAACTACTATTGACGGGCTCGCATTTCAAGGGCCTGTTAAGTGGGGAGTTCTGTGCTTTTTCCTGATGATTAGTATGGTAGTGGCCACGCGTTAAGTTGCGCCAACTGCAAAGCCACTGGATTGTATCAAAAGTCCCGTTAGCTCACAATTAGCGTTTCCCCACTAGAGCTGGTTTCCGCCAGGATCTCGGGATTACACGGGAATCGTAGAACGCTCTCGGCATAAGAACAGCAAGAAACCAAGCTCGCAGTCAGTCTCAGTACCTCTAAATTCAGTCCCTTAACCTTCCTTACCGTTACGATGGCCACAACAACGATTTCCCATGGGTCATATCTCACCTCGACCTCCTCAACCGTCATGGCCAGTTGCACTACAGCAGTACCAGGGATGCACGGCTACGTGCCATTCGACCCTAATACCTGCAACTCCAACTATCATTTCTACCCAAGCTTCACTGGCAATCTTGCCTTTGCCACAGTCTTCGGATTGAGCACCATTGCCCACTTGATCGAAGCAATCGCGTTTAGAAAGGTCTGACATCTATCCCCAGTAAATCCAGAAAGGAGACATTGCTGAtcaaaagaaaagaaattcTGCTGGGTGGTCATTATGGGAGGGGCATGGGAGACAGGTGCATTCATTGCCCGAACACTCGGCTCCCGTGACCAACAAGAGGAACAGTTTGCCTTTTGGGGGCAACTTCTCTTCATTTTGGCACCACTCTGTTCGTCACGTTAACAAATGGTATCTAAGATTCCGCTGCTAACCGTTGAATTAGGGGTGAATGCCTTTGTGTATATGACAGTCGCGCGAATGGTACATTTCGGGCTTGCCGACAAGCAAATATGGAATATCAAGGCGACCAAGCTGACCGTCATCTTCGTTTGGATCGATGTCGTCTGCTTTCTCGTCCAAGCAGGCGGGGGTGGCATGCTGTCAAATAAAGACGAACCGAACATTGCCAGAATCGGTACAAAGGTATATACAGCTGGGGTGGCGATACAAATGACCTTTGTAATTATCTTTGGAACCATGACTGCGTGGTTCTATCGCAGAATACATCAGGTGCCTCGCTGCAACAATGGCCGAATGAAGGGTTTAACattggtgatgttggcggTATTACTTCTCATCGTGGTAGGTTTGAAGACTCAGAGATTTTGAACGAACTCATGGCACGACAAGTCACGGCTAACTTCAGAGTATTACAGGTTCGAACCATTTATCGCTTGATTGAATTCGGACCGGGCCTCAATGCAGACAACCCCTTACTAACGAAGGAAATCTATCCTTTCGCCCTCGATGCATTTCCGATGAGCTTGGCGCTGATAATGCTCAATGCCATGCATCCTGGCCTCGTTCTACGTGGGAAGGATAGCGAATTTCCCTCTCTCGGCCGAGCGGAAAGAACAGCTGTACGAAGgcagaaaaagaaggaaCGCCAACAATCAAGGACTACTAACAGTACTCGTAAAAAAAGTGAGTATATCCGTATGGAGCATATCGGATAGCAAACTAGTCGCTAGATGTTAGGACACGTCCGCGTGCTTGTTAGATTAATTAACTGTTAGACATCTCGCTGCAGGTACACAGTAGAAGTGTCTTTCGAATTAAGCGCCAGCTACAAAGCCCGGGGCTACAGTTACAGGTTATGTGGTGATGGTAGCTTGGCAGAGCCGTGAACAACACGCCATCATTGTAAGACGTAGGGAGAATAGGATGTCAATTAGGTTGTACTCACTCTTCAGCAACTAGCCTTACTTAGGGTCCAAAGATCGGGAGTCTCGAAGGCTTCTTCGTTTTTCTCACAGCGCGCTTCACGATGCGCTTGTTAAAGCTGAAATAAGAGAGAAGGCTCCACTCTAGCAGTCTGAATTTAGGGGCAAGCACCTAAGCTTCCTCATTCAATTCCCGCTAAAATGACGTCCCTATTTCCCGTATATCGATGACTGTAAGTATGAATCCGTTTACAGATAGTCTCTGGCGCTTGATGTTTGTTCTGCTGCATAGCCATCGCATGTAAGTTTACCACATCGCGATTCCCAGGCAAATCTGATGCACTAATTTAGAAATTTAAGAATAACCTTGCATGATGAGTCTCAGGGATATCTACCCCGGCTTTAGAACTTCTGGTGACAAGGGTGAAACGGGAAACAAGGGCCACCCTGGAGGTTCGTCGTAATAGGCGAATTATACCTGATTTGAATGGCGAGCCTAACCATAGCTGGCTGTATTACGTGCTTGCGCGAGGGGGGCATTCCTGTCTGTGGGTCTAGCGCCCTTCCCTGGGAGCAGCCTCCTGATAGCTTCGCGAGGGGGAGCGGCCGCCATGTTGAAGCGGTGTTTAATTATGCTTATCTTTCGAGTCGGCCTGTGCCCTTCTCGTGTACTACCTTGACGCTTGCTTCATAGACATTCTTAGCCGCCCAGTCAACCGGCAACCGACCTCTGCGTCAAGCTGATAAGTGCATGGAGTCTTATAGTTACGGCCGCATTCACTGGACCGTTTCCCATCCCTATTGCAATAGTGTAAGAAATAAAGTCTTGAGTTCTCTTAAGCACGGCTCTTGTTGTAAACCAGTGGCTCGCGGCCAAAATCAAAGCAAGGTTCAGGCATAATAGGCGGCTCTATTGTGGATATCTTCTCAACTCGGAATTCTCCATGAGGCTCTCCTGAGCTTCTTGGTTCTTTGGGGATAAGTTGAGTTGACTCATCCTTCCAGACATGCTTGAAACAAGCTGCCATCGGTCCATTTCCACAGTCTCGGGGTACCAATTTGGCATCCTTCAAGGCTTAGTTTGAATTGCGGCCGTGTGAACGCGCGGCCCCTAAAACACGCCAATAGCACACTCGGTGAAGCGAATTGTCATAGTGAGGTTCTTCGGCCCTTCTATAGGGAGCTGGTGAAGCCGAAAAAGATACGTGGCCCTTGCGGTTGCCCCAGATCTCTTCTCTAACTATTGAAAAAACTCGTGAATTAATACCGAAATTCGTTAGTCACATATGGGTACATCACCGATGTCGTTCTAGTTTGACATGCCATAATCCTGGCTCCCTAAGCCACGATACTTGCGAATCATGAACACAAAGCTTTATTACGGTTGCGCACAAATGGTGCCCATTTGATGCCTATCATATTCAGTTCTATTTTTCCTATAAGTAGACGGCGCATGCCATTATGCTGGCATGGACTCAAACACGGTTGTCCTTCACTATTACCGCCTGATAATCGACTTGTCTGATCAACATATAAGTGACATTAGTGGTGTATAAATATACATCATGCTGCAACTTTGGATTCTCATCGCCAGCCTCACTATAGGTTCCTTCGCTTTGTTGGGTGCAACTGCCCAAGTGAACGACCGCAATCCGCTCACCGAGGAGTTCGGCGATTTTGCGGCAGAGACATTGGATAATTGGAAAGTCCCGGGTTTATCCATTGCTGTGATTGACGGCGACCAGGTCTTTGCTGACGTATGAACTTGATCCCTCTGCGCTCTGCAACATCGGCTTGAATGCGTGACTGTGAATAATACTGATGCGGATATAGGGATACGGCTTTTCGGCATTGCCTGATAAGCCAGCCACGCCGGAAACACTCTGGTACGGCGCTTCAACTACAAAGGCACACACTGCCGCTACCCTAGCTCACCTGATCGACTCCGGAAAGTACCCGGCTCTCGCTAACGGTTGGTCAACGACAATATCCTCTATCATTCATGACGATTTCGTTCTTCAGGACTCGTGGGCGACAGAGCATATCACACTAGACGATGCTATAAGCCATCGCACAGGGATGGCACATCACGATAAAGCCTACGCGGGGGTAGTGAAAGGAAAGGAAGCTAAGCCTAAAGATGTTGTCCGCAACTTGAGGAATCTACCCTTAACCACCGAACCACGGCTCAAGTACTCTTATACGAATCTGATGTACACCACACTCTCACATGTTATTGAGACCGTCACAGGAAAATGGCTTGGAGACGTGATGAAAGAGCTGATCTGGGCTCCGTTGGGCATGAACTCGACCTTTTTCGACTTGCAGGACGCAAACCATGCCCCTAATCAACTCGCTTCGGGTTACTACTGggacaagaaggaaggaaGATACGGTGAGGTTCCTTTTATGAACGTTACCCAGCTCAGCGGCGCCGGGGCAGTTTTCTCCAATGTCCTCGACTACGCTAAGTGGGTACAATGCCTGCTTGACGAGGCACTTCCATTCCCCAAAGAGGTGCACAAGGATATAAAGTCTCCGAGAATGCTTATATCCACGCAGCCGGATGGTTCCAGCGACATCGTCACATATGGACTAGGCTGGTATCGCACCCTATTTAAGGGGCATGTTATATACACTCACGGCGGAGGGGTGCATGCCTTTGGAGCCCAGGTCTATTGGTTGCCCGATATCAGTTATGGCGTGGTTGCGTTCGCGAACACGGCCATTACTTCAAATGCCGTGGAGGAAATCCTGGCATGGAAATTGATTCAGGACCGACTTGAAATCCCAGAGAACGAGCGCTTTGATGTCAAGTCTAAGTTCGTCACATCTTCTATTGTCCTACGAAATATTCACTGACTAAGATAGATATCAAAAGACCATGAAGGAGTTAGGCCCTACCGCAGATGAGTCCGTTGATATTCTCTACCCTGAGCGCCCCAATCCGCCGTTGCCCCCTACTGTGAACATCACGGAGTTGCAGGGCATATACTACGACCCAGGGTATGGACAAATTACGTTACGGGAAGAACCTCACCCTGATAGATCAGATGAGAAGATTCTTGTCGCAGACCGCCAGGAGATGACATGGAAGTACCAGATGAGGCTGCATCACGTCTCCGGTGACTATTGGATTATCTACCTGCCTTTTTTGGAGAATCCAGGGTATATGGTCGAGTTCGTAGCTGGGGAGTTCAAGATCGGAAATAATGGAAAGGCGGTTGGACTTCAGGTGGACTGGGTCAGTCGATTTGATGATGTGGTTGAGGGAAACGTCCTATTCAAGAGGGTTGACTAGTTATAGGCGAGGTAGCAACAGCTTGGTACACCTAAATACAAAGTAAACTTCGTGCATTTATACATTAAATGATAGTTATATTGCAATTCGGAACACCAAAGCATAGATGCGTATTGTTGTACAATAGTTGTATGTTATGGGGTAGTGTTGTACAACTTTAGTAGAGGAAAGGTAGTGTCGTACAACTTTACAACAGTTGTGCAACCATAAGGTCACGTGCAACGACCAAACGGGTAGAATTAAGGTGCCATGGCTCTATATCTTCGTCTATAGCATTCTAGTCGTCTTGTAGACCTACATCCATAGGTGCCCCATAATCTCCAGCCAGCGGATTGCATACTAGACCCAATCTACCCTCTCCGGAGGGGACAATTAGTCCTTCTCGTAGCCTGTTGCCGATACACTCCACCTTCTCAAGATTCTTCCAAGTGATTCGAAGCCGGTCCCACGAAGCAGTACGTCGAGCACCTGAGAATGCTCTCTCTGGCTCAGCTGATTCAGATGGGATGGAAAGGATATCGATAGCCATCCGACTGAGTCGTGGATACTGTGCCCGTTGCTCAAGACGAGACCACCAGTCAAGAGGAGTACAGTCGATTTCAAGAGGTAAAGCGTTGATATAGGAATCCAGATTGTCTACTGTACCAAGGACTGCTTGTAATTACTAAATTACACATTTTTCGTCCGTGCGCTGACCCCCTGTCGCCTATCAACCATTCAGCATTCATGTAGGGGACTACATGATTGAAAAATACATACAAAATGAAATGGCGCTATTGAACCATAGGGGGCAACATGTAAAGAAACCCGCCAAGTAAAATAGCCCAAAATAGTATGTATTAAAAGGCAACATCCAGGTATGTATTTTTCCAAAGTAtgaattaatataaatccAAATTACACTGTTGCGATAAGTTTGAAGTTTGGTGATTTTTTTTTTGATGTGGTTgtcgagattgagattgTGTTATGTGATTGGCCAGGCTGCATGGACCGTGCATTTCGGTACATTGAGGAGAGACAAGTAGCCATTTGGGGTAGGGGATAGCATGGGAATACCGATTTGCAGTAAGGGTTACCAATCCAAGCcataatatattaaaagcAGATTAACCAACAAAGTTAAGTTTCCAGTTCAGAGGGATTCAATATATTTAAATCCAGTCAGGTTTAGATCATATTATAAGtgtattatatagtatatttaGCAGAGAATGTTTAGCAGGGAATGTAgaaaagtataatataagggtGATTCCATTAGCCAGGCAAGAACCAACCAGCCAGTCCAACGAGTCAGATATAACCCTAATCAAGCATGTAGACAagaaatgcgccgcatttccacTTCTGCACCAATCAGAATCTCCATATTCTTACCACATATTTCTCCCCATGGCTGCAGCATACAGGATGGCCTCGCTTAATTCATGGCCGACCGCTTGGCATCATTGCGGCCACGGTAAAAAAGCCCAAACCAACATGGAACGAAGACTATTTGTTGGGCCAATGGTACGATACAGTACCCCGGAGTCCAGCTGCCGTAGAAGCCCGGCTTCGAGTTATACTGCGTGGTGTCGGCCTCATGGTTGATCGAGCCACGTTCAACTTGGCCAAGACTTCATACTGATCTCGATGCTGGTTGAATACCTACTAGAAAGATGACTTTTGACCCCACAAATTCAAAGTTGAGAACTGCCTGAAAAGATATGTTGATGTATGGAAAAGGTTCATTTGTTATGTGTTTAGAGTTCAACATTTTGAAACacatcagcagcaagatATATACAGCTTACGACTCGGACGCGATGAAACCATCATGATGTGTCATATACGATATCTGGTTGCTCTTCTACAACGCGAGGCTGTGAACTCTAACTGGAACGTGGATAAAGGACATAAGgaagataaggataagcCTAGCGACTGTAGTAATAGAGATAAGTATGAAGATAAAGATGACGATCGTGATGGAGCTAACAAGGAATGGTATTAACAAGTACGACCGAGTCGAGACTAAGAATCATGCCAACAAAAACGATAAACATtgcacttgttaaggatTTGGGTGAAGATAGGGCCACATCCTTAATACGTGTATGCCAAGAAATtatgatgacaaaggaagatTTCTGCGTAGCCGCTGAGTTTATTGTGTATTTAATGACTGAGCAGTACAAGAGACTCCATCTCAAGGCGACCACAGGCTGACCCCCTCACCGACTGCAGCGATCAACCTCGCAATAGGCGGGACCATCAGAATTTGTTGACTCTGATCTCTTCACAAGGTATCTCGGTGTACCAGAGTAGGTATTTGAGTCATGTTGCTTGCTTTTTAGTGGTCCTCTGCTGCAAAGTCCGCTTCGCGTCATTGCGCACTTTTTCAGCGATGCACTTCAAGAGCTTCCTgtgagcttctcgagcttccGCATCGTCCTCGTCAGAGATTTCCGGTAAACGCCAATTTGGGTACAGATTCAGATGCGACGGCCGAACTTGTATCTGACTCTGTGAGTGCGAGCTGAAGTAATAGTGACATAAGCGACAAGTTGGCTTGCTGGCGCCGATGTATTGCCATTGCCGCCAAAATCTATTTGGCCTTGTGATTCCGTTCTTGGTGAGGTAGTGATGAATGAGGACTTCTGCGTGTACGATTGGCCTGAAAGTTCTCTTCAAGAGTTGAATTTGGATAGCCTTATCCAGACCCATCCTGCGGAGATCCTCTGCATCCTGCATAAGCTCTGGCATCTTTACTTTCTCAAAAGCCTCCATGTGTTGAACAATAGCAACAGCTGTCAGGTCCGACTGTGCAATGGGCTTGGATATGCGAGTACTAGACGGTAGTGAGGTGATCTTGAAGTCCTGAAATAGTAGCGgccaggctgctgctgcacaAACAATAAAGTTCGCAGCTTGACGGTAGGAATGCCAACGGCCGAGATAATGTTTTAGCTCGCACCACGGCCCAGACCTGAGGAACTCGCTGCCCCTGGCTTTCGTTCTGACGGCTTTCTTGATCCCTGTCATCGCCAGCTGGGCATTATGGATCAGGTTGATCAGCCTTTCACAATCTCTCAGTGCTGGGGTAAAGTTAGTCTCGGTATGTATAAAGTACGTCGACAGAAGGAGGGAGACTTGCACTTGATTTCCTCCTGCTCGCGTACGTTGTTGACCGAGAAGTTGCATTTCTCTCTGAGCTTTTGAAGCTCACTCTTCAAGGCCTCTGTGCATCGTTGGAGTCAGTGTCATGTAGTGTGTCATACCGTCTTCGGACTGTCGCCGTTCGTGATCTTCCAGACAAAGGCCTAAAGCCTTATCAAGTTTGTCTTTGTATTCGGTAATTCGGGGCATGTTGAAAGCTAATATCATCCTGAGTACTCTCTTCTCGGGGGCATCGGAGCTAAGATTTTGGGGGTTCTGCCCGGCCAACTGTAGTAAGTTCGTTACGAATCTCGCGGTTGCCCTAGtctcctcttcgtccttcCTGTTCGCTGCAAACACGAATTCGGGCCCATTCGTCCCTTCGAGAATTGTCATGGCGGTGACCGAATTTCCGCCTCGTTCATTGTCACAGACCTGGGCGAGATTATTTACGAGCACACGAAAGGCTTCGAAGTCGGATTGCAGGTTGTCAAAGTCGACCGTCGCGTGGCTTTCTGGTTCTTCTCGGGCCAGGTTGCAACTTTGAATCATTGCATACTCGAGAACGATTGGCTCGTAGAGAAGTCTACGCTGGAAGGGATCGAGACCAGCATAGTATTGGAACTCCGAAGTCTGGACTACCGtcattcttgatgatgcgTGATGATGCTATCATGGGAGAACTCCTGCCTGGTAGCTTGATGTAGCATTAGCCGAGCTATGGTGATCAAACGCCTGGAGTAAAGACAGTTAAGCAGTTTTCTGCCAGGGTTCCTAAGGCAAATGAATAATAAAGTCTAATTCTTCAATACTTCGTACTAGGccggcatcatcatcggtgATGACCTATGACACAATCGTGAGTAATATGGCTGGGGAACTAAGGTCGGTTTTGGCCGAAAAAGGCTTTTTCCACCGCATCGGTATTCCTCGTCTGATTAGCCAGGAGCTATTGAAGCCCACCGGAAAGCCCCGACTTGCTAACACCAGCTTCGGATACCAGGTTAGTATGAACTCCCATATCCACTCGAGTAGTAAACATCGAGCGTATTTACCACAAGAAGCTGATAAGATACAGAAATCATTCAGGAGAACTCTTGACAACAGATGCTCACTAAAAAACTAATTCGGGAAGCTAAGCCGCGCCGCCGGGACACAGTTGCGTCATTCGAGTGGTGGCTTACATACCCTTCCCCCCGCAGTGACACCCTGACCCTGGAAGTATAACTATCTCACATGCCCCCGCAATGCTGGTCCGGATTACTTTCAACCAAAAAGGCCAAAGGGCGCGTCTTGCGCTTTTGAAGTTCGTCACTTGCACTTAAACACTGAGCTTACAACTAGGTATACACGGCAACTATGAAGTGTGGAAAAGGCATCGCTTTTTGCTGCTTTGAAACATATACATTAGCTGATGAGTTCCCAGACACCCCTCAATTATGGAGCTAGTACCAGAAACGGCTTTTAAGCCGCATGCCTTGAACCCAACTCTCCTGAACAACACCGGAGGGATTGTAACCGAGGCACCTGGGATGCCACAATATGGGGACCTTATCACTGTCAACTCGATCTCCCTAGGCCATACAGTCAACCCGGCTCTCGTACACGCTACGGCTTCCACCGGCACTGTCACCGCTATCCCTTCTAGTTGCTTGAAGGCATAGTCTTCTCGTGGCTCGCATGCTAACAGTCAGGAAGACGATGAATGGAGGATGCTTATGAAGGATTGCGAAAATGTCCCCGCTGAAGTCAAAGCAAAGAGTCCCGGACATGTTATCAACGCCATTGGACTATCCAGGTGTGACATAGAGTCTACTCAAACTCTAGAACAGCATTTGCCGACCCACGCAGTCAGTCCGAGCAAACATATAAGGCATGCCAGGGGGCCCAATAGGGAGTATTGTTGTTCCTGGCCCGCGTGCTCTCGGACTTTTTTGACAAGCAAAAAGCTGAGGTAAGCGCCTATCTCTCGATTACCGACAGTCGAAGTATTGGTTAGTTGGTTAATGAGTTCCGCAGTATTCATATTCGCACAATGCATAAGCCCCGGACGCTTTGTATAGCAGGATGTGGACAGATATTTGGGGACAAGAAGCCCATGCTCTGGCACGTCAGGGTCTACCATCGGCAGTTCCTGCCCACCCTAGATGCGTTCAAATGCTCTATCTCGGAATGCAAGAGAGAGTTCACCCGCCCTGATAACCTTAAGCGTCACATTGAGGAAGTGCATACCAAGcaaagatggaggaggaaaTGATCATGGGTGGACAAGGTTCTCCCAGCGTTGCAGAGGATGGGAGGGACTAAGGCGTTATCAGTTGATTGATTAATTGATTATATCCTGCGCGGTCGGAATCGTCTAAACGACTATGCCTAATTAACGGGGTCCAGCAAATAGCCGAGGCCTCGCGGATTAGCATTAGTTTGCATTGCCCTACTTCGCCaaagttaataataatagctagcTATCACTGCCGCGCACTTAAAGAATGAAAACTCAAAGCATGTTCGCCGTTAGCAGTTGCAGAGTCTGTTCCACTCTTTTGACTTTCTTTTCATACCCTACCAGTTACTAAGCTCCCCCCCACGTCCCCCATATAACTCTTTCCAGAAACTTAGCTAACgtgtttgataagcgagcgacGCAGTCAAGCGAGCGACGCACTGCACTGtatagctaaaaatagcttaccctatcGTAATTTACACCTTAAATAAAACAgctaaaaatataaaaaaaagtatttttagtaatagtataataatagctatgTTAAATACTTTTCCTAGATTTTGAAAAAAATTCCTTTATAAAGAAATGCTTAATTatacagtgtattttacAGTGCAAATAGATTTTAaggtttatagctatatagaATTTTCTTAGATTTTTTAAGAAGAGAAGatagcttattttaagagttatatatatgctattaaaattatagctattttaggcgTAGTTTGGATTTTTAAAGAGTTTTTTAAAAACCGGATTTAAGGTGTATAGGGTGGTGCgtcgctcgcttatcaaacacGTTATTGGAAAACAtgaaaatatatatttctttttaatgGTTAGATATATATTCCTGCTGTTCTGCAGCTGTTGGTAAAGTCAAGACTTATGTAATTCGGCACATTACATCCAGCCCTTGTTACAATATAACCTCCACTTGTTTTCTCTCGTGTTTCATCAATGCTACATAGGGTGTTGATTGATTTAGCATCCACATTGAGGGTTATCGCCAGCTAGGACGTTTGCGTGAGTTACCAAGAATGGACGAAAAATGCAGGCGAACTTGAAAtgtatttatatctattgAGTTTGATCATCTGTCTCATTTGGCGCGCGGTAATAACATTGGGGCCGAGACCCCGGATGATCACATTGGCGCGCGCTAGCGAAGTTGAGGCCCGCGTCCTATGCCCTGCCATTCTGACATACatttctatatatatatcctatagttaataataaatagagGCAGGATGCCAACTAAGTTATCACTGTCAAACTTGCCAACTGCCTTGGAATTAAAA contains these protein-coding regions:
- a CDS encoding hypothetical protein (At least one base has a quality score < 10) — translated: MTVVQTSEFQYYAGLDPFQRRLLYEPIVLEYAMIQSCNLAREEPESHATVDFDNLQSDFEAFRVLVNNLAQVCDNERGGNSVTAMTILEGTNGPEFVFAANRKDEEETRATARFVTNLLQLAGQNPQNLSSDAPEKRVLRMILAFNMPRITEYKDKLDKALGLCLEDHERRQSEDEALKSELQKLREKCNFSVNNVREQEEIKCKSPSFCRPLRDCERLINLIHNAQLAMTGIKKAVRTKARGSEFLRSGPWCELKHYLGRWHSYRQAANFIVCAAAAWPLLFQDFKITSLPSSTRISKPIAQSDLTAVAIVQHMEAFEKVKMPELMQDAEDLRRMGLDKAIQIQLLKRTFRPIVHAEVLIHHYLTKNGITRPNRFWRQWQYIGASKPTCRLCHYYFSSHSQSQIQVRPSHLNLYPNWRLPEISDEDDAEAREAHRKLLKCIAEKVRNDAKRTLQQRTTKKQAT